A region of Desulfolithobacter dissulfuricans DNA encodes the following proteins:
- a CDS encoding hydrogenase maturation nickel metallochaperone HypA: protein MHEFSLAQGLMSQLGELAAAHGAKRIHTVRVSIGSSAGIVVDSFVFGFDALKADWEPARDAILEITRSEGTDLVLTQVEME from the coding sequence GTGCATGAGTTTTCCCTGGCCCAGGGGCTGATGAGCCAGCTTGGTGAGCTGGCAGCCGCCCACGGGGCGAAACGGATCCACACGGTCCGGGTCTCCATCGGTTCCTCCGCCGGCATCGTTGTCGATTCCTTTGTTTTTGGTTTCGATGCCCTCAAGGCTGACTGGGAACCGGCCCGGGATGCCATCCTGGAGATAACCAGGAGCGAGGGAACGGATCTGGTCCTCACCCAGGTGGAGATGGAGTGA
- the cybH gene encoding Ni/Fe-hydrogenase, b-type cytochrome subunit — protein MQYERKYTWSILLRLYHWALALSVLALSVTGFYIHFPWTNTMLEGGSTFPVATMRYIHFIAAFVFTGAVLARLYLLIFGNRQERLWDFLPITPRNIKNFVATLGIYSYLRDSHEERLGHNALAGSAYGLTFLAAAVQVLTGFYMLYPESATWQQIGLFFGPQQTARFIHYLLTWYFMVFALIHIYLCVWNDVMARDGLISSIFNGYKFRQSKS, from the coding sequence ATGCAGTACGAAAGAAAGTATACCTGGTCCATCCTGCTGAGGCTTTACCACTGGGCTCTTGCCCTGTCTGTTTTGGCTCTCAGCGTGACCGGGTTTTATATCCATTTTCCATGGACCAATACCATGCTCGAAGGTGGCTCCACCTTTCCGGTGGCCACCATGCGCTACATTCATTTCATCGCCGCCTTTGTCTTCACCGGGGCGGTGCTGGCCCGGCTCTATCTGCTGATCTTTGGCAACCGGCAGGAGCGGCTCTGGGATTTTCTTCCCATTACCCCCCGCAATATCAAGAATTTTGTTGCCACCCTGGGGATCTACAGCTATCTGCGCGACAGCCATGAAGAGCGGCTCGGGCATAACGCCCTGGCCGGCAGCGCCTATGGCCTGACTTTTCTGGCCGCCGCTGTCCAGGTCCTGACCGGTTTCTACATGCTCTATCCCGAATCCGCCACCTGGCAGCAGATCGGGCTGTTTTTCGGTCCGCAGCAGACGGCCCGGTTCATCCATTATCTGCTCACCTGGTACTTCATGGTCTTTGCCCTGATCCATATCTATCTATGTGTCTGGAACGACGTGATGGCCAGGGACGGACTGATCTCCTCCATATTCAATGGCTACAAGTTCAGGCAATCCAAATCATGA
- a CDS encoding nickel-dependent hydrogenase large subunit codes for MAQRIVVDPVTRIEGHLRIDAEVDGGVIKKAWSSGQMWRGIEVILQGRDPRDAWLFTQRICGVCTTVHALASVRSVENALGMEIPINAQYIRNLVQSIHALHDHIVHFYVLSALDWVDVVSALSADVRKTVQLAESLSNWPGNSYNRFKAVKEKVQAIVDSGQLGPFANAYWGHSAMTLPPEANLMAVSHYLEALDYQRKADQALAIISGKNPHIQNLSVGGVTAAINPDNEATLNMERLYWVKQLVEEVRGFIQNVYLPDVIAVGALYKDWLQYGAGVTNYLAVPDMVLDTKGTKFDLPGGTIMGGDLKSVKSFTSFNDPYFRDNVVECIARSWYDGDWTKHPYEEETVPKYTEFQDNGKYTWLKAPRFQGEPMQVGPLAQVLVGYAQGHELTTKYVDDALSRVSSLAGAKVDASVLHSTPGRHLARAVRAAMLADLALKHWQLLVDNIGRGDLEIFNKPTFPKGEQQGFGFHEAPRGALSHWIVIRDGKIKNYQCVVPSTWNAGPRDDKGKPGPYEASLVGNPMADPEMPLEVLRTVHSFDPCIACAVHMLDPEGREFCKVKAL; via the coding sequence ATGGCACAGAGAATTGTGGTCGATCCTGTCACCAGGATTGAGGGCCACCTGAGGATTGATGCTGAGGTGGATGGCGGCGTAATCAAGAAAGCTTGGTCTTCCGGCCAGATGTGGCGCGGAATTGAGGTTATTCTACAGGGACGCGATCCCCGGGATGCCTGGCTTTTTACCCAGCGTATATGTGGTGTCTGTACCACCGTACATGCTCTGGCCTCGGTACGGTCGGTTGAAAACGCCCTGGGTATGGAAATTCCGATCAATGCCCAGTATATCCGGAACCTGGTCCAGTCCATACATGCTCTGCATGATCATATTGTCCATTTTTACGTCCTTTCCGCTCTTGACTGGGTCGATGTGGTTTCGGCGCTCAGTGCCGATGTCAGGAAAACCGTGCAGCTGGCGGAAAGTCTGTCCAACTGGCCCGGTAACAGCTATAACCGGTTCAAGGCGGTCAAGGAAAAGGTTCAAGCCATAGTCGATTCCGGTCAGCTTGGCCCCTTTGCCAATGCTTACTGGGGCCATTCTGCCATGACCCTGCCGCCGGAAGCAAACCTGATGGCAGTTTCCCATTACCTCGAAGCCCTTGATTATCAGCGCAAGGCTGATCAGGCCCTGGCCATCATTTCCGGCAAGAATCCGCACATCCAGAACCTGTCGGTCGGCGGTGTTACCGCAGCCATCAATCCGGATAATGAGGCCACCCTCAACATGGAGCGTCTCTACTGGGTGAAACAGCTGGTCGAGGAGGTCCGTGGTTTTATACAGAATGTTTACCTCCCCGATGTTATCGCCGTCGGAGCCCTCTACAAGGATTGGCTCCAGTATGGTGCCGGGGTGACCAATTATCTGGCTGTGCCTGACATGGTACTAGATACCAAGGGAACGAAGTTTGATCTCCCTGGTGGGACGATCATGGGTGGCGACCTGAAGAGTGTCAAATCGTTTACCAGTTTCAACGATCCCTATTTCCGCGACAACGTGGTCGAGTGTATTGCCCGTTCCTGGTATGATGGCGACTGGACCAAGCATCCCTATGAGGAGGAAACTGTCCCTAAATACACAGAGTTCCAGGATAATGGAAAGTACACCTGGCTCAAGGCCCCGCGCTTCCAGGGAGAACCAATGCAGGTCGGGCCACTGGCCCAGGTCCTGGTCGGCTATGCCCAGGGGCATGAGCTGACAACAAAATATGTTGATGATGCCCTGTCCAGGGTCAGCTCTCTTGCTGGAGCCAAAGTGGATGCCTCTGTGCTTCACTCTACACCGGGGCGCCATCTTGCCCGGGCGGTGCGGGCGGCCATGCTGGCCGACCTGGCGCTCAAGCACTGGCAGCTGCTGGTGGATAACATCGGCCGTGGGGACCTGGAAATCTTCAACAAACCCACCTTTCCCAAGGGAGAACAGCAGGGCTTCGGGTTCCACGAGGCCCCGCGCGGCGCCCTGTCGCACTGGATCGTCATCAGGGACGGCAAGATCAAGAACTACCAGTGCGTGGTGCCTTCCACCTGGAACGCCGGTCCCCGGGACGACAAGGGCAAACCGGGCCCCTACGAGGCGTCGCTGGTGGGCAATCCCATGGCTGATCCGGAAATGCCCCTGGAGGTCCTTCGTACCGTACACTCCTTTGATCCCTGTATTGCCTGCGCGGTACACATGCTGGATCCGGAAGGCAGGGAGTTCTGCAAGGTCAAGGCCCTGTGA
- a CDS encoding hydrogenase small subunit encodes MSKQYCERNFKVSRRGFLKGCTLAATALGLSESMVPKLVEAAASPTRPPVVWLHFQECTGCTESLLRASHPDIGRLILDIISLDYHETVMAAAGHQAEKSLHDTITKHDGKFICVVEGAIPTKDGGIYCKIADRTAMEILADVGPRAAAVIAIGTCASYGGIQAADPNPTGAVGVQDLLKGTPIINVPGCPPNPVSFLGTVLHYFTFKKLPRTDQLGRPLFAYGRKIHDHCERRPHFDEGRFAEQFGDEGHRQGYCLYKVGCKGPGTFSNCPAIRFNDVGVWPVSVGHGCVGCTEPGFWDTMGPFYGRLPNVTVPGAGGGIVADAGSAGKKILGVTAAAVGIHAAVGVGRKLVQGKKNDEQN; translated from the coding sequence ATGTCGAAGCAGTACTGTGAGCGGAACTTCAAGGTGAGCCGAAGGGGATTTCTCAAGGGCTGTACACTGGCTGCGACAGCACTTGGGCTTTCCGAGTCCATGGTGCCGAAGCTGGTGGAGGCAGCGGCCTCCCCGACGCGTCCGCCGGTGGTATGGCTCCATTTCCAGGAGTGCACCGGTTGTACAGAAAGTCTGCTTCGGGCATCGCATCCGGATATCGGCCGTCTGATTCTCGATATCATCTCTCTGGATTACCATGAAACCGTCATGGCGGCCGCCGGGCACCAGGCGGAAAAATCACTCCATGATACCATCACCAAGCACGACGGCAAGTTTATCTGTGTGGTGGAAGGCGCCATTCCGACAAAAGACGGCGGGATCTACTGCAAAATCGCCGACAGGACGGCCATGGAAATTCTGGCCGATGTCGGTCCCAGGGCTGCGGCGGTGATTGCCATCGGTACCTGTGCCTCCTACGGCGGCATCCAGGCGGCCGATCCCAACCCCACCGGCGCGGTGGGAGTCCAGGACCTGCTCAAGGGTACCCCGATAATCAATGTTCCCGGCTGCCCGCCAAACCCTGTTTCCTTTCTGGGCACTGTCCTGCATTATTTTACCTTTAAAAAACTGCCCCGTACCGACCAGCTCGGTCGACCGCTGTTTGCCTATGGTCGCAAGATCCACGATCACTGTGAGCGTCGGCCCCATTTCGATGAGGGACGTTTTGCCGAGCAGTTCGGTGACGAGGGCCATCGCCAGGGATACTGCCTCTACAAAGTGGGCTGCAAGGGGCCTGGAACCTTCTCCAACTGTCCGGCGATCCGCTTCAATGACGTGGGCGTCTGGCCCGTCAGTGTGGGGCACGGCTGTGTCGGCTGCACCGAGCCAGGGTTCTGGGATACCATGGGACCGTTCTACGGGCGGCTGCCCAATGTGACCGTTCCCGGTGCTGGCGGCGGGATTGTGGCAGATGCTGGTTCTGCCGGCAAGAAGATCCTTGGTGTGACCGCCGCGGCCGTGGGTATCCATGCCGCTGTCGGCGTTGGCAGGAAGCTGGTTCAGGGAAAAAAGAACGACGAGCAGAACTAA
- a CDS encoding SulP family inorganic anion transporter, with product MPKPAITTFFPFLSWFKDYGVSILKMDFVAGVTVALVLIPQSMAYAQLAGLPAYYGLYASFLPPLVAALFGSSHRLATGPVAVVSMMTAASLEPLAIAGSEAYIAYAVLLAFIVGLFQFLLGVLRLGIVVNLLSHPVVSGFTNAAALIIASSQLPKLFGVHVDKAEHYFETIWRVMEAAFAFIHWPTFFMGLLALVVMVGLKKWNPRLPYVLVAVVITTTLSWLTGFEKNRHVTIDDIKVPGFPALIQDMNSNLDNILQTTSVRTMITQNAADRAEPDVEKKLCSSCHPSRDVNLEELKKGTRVKSAEHIPLEKVLELHLMAGVLDQYLAEEKERGVALRKKLRSMQLVSVQVSDGSLHYALKESVPPEKWAEKNIWRIRVGNRPLDPEHILLVGGGEVVGMVPRGLPELAMPTFDLAVVAKLIVPAIIISILGFMEAISIAKAIAARTGGRLDPNQELIGQGLANMVGSFGRSYPVSGSFSRSAVNFQAGAQTGMSSVFTSLAVVVALLFCTPLLYHLPQSVLAAIIIMAVVGLLNVHDIKHAYMVKKSDGIISVITFVATLFFAPHLDKGILLGVALTIGVFFYRKMKPVIAELSLWEDGHFRNAQRFRLKQCKHIAVIRFDGPLFFANISYLEDEVLKIVASMPELKIIHFKCNGINDIDASGESALALLVDRLRSAGYDVYFSGLKEHIIDTMRRTGLLMKIGEDHIFPTLASAIEIIWHLAHDVSEEDTCPLKKVLVDR from the coding sequence ATGCCCAAACCAGCCATAACCACCTTTTTTCCCTTTCTTTCCTGGTTTAAAGACTATGGCGTCTCCATCCTGAAGATGGATTTTGTCGCCGGCGTCACCGTCGCTCTAGTCCTGATCCCCCAGTCCATGGCCTATGCTCAACTTGCAGGATTGCCTGCCTACTACGGCCTGTACGCGTCCTTTCTCCCTCCCCTTGTAGCCGCACTTTTTGGCTCCAGCCACCGGCTGGCAACCGGTCCTGTAGCCGTGGTTTCCATGATGACAGCCGCCAGTCTGGAGCCCCTGGCCATTGCGGGAAGCGAAGCCTATATCGCCTATGCTGTTCTTCTCGCCTTTATCGTGGGACTGTTTCAGTTTCTGCTTGGAGTCCTCCGGCTCGGTATTGTTGTCAACCTGCTTTCCCATCCCGTTGTTTCGGGATTTACAAACGCTGCGGCCCTTATTATCGCTTCCAGCCAGCTTCCCAAGCTTTTCGGCGTGCATGTTGATAAGGCGGAACATTATTTTGAGACCATATGGCGGGTAATGGAAGCAGCCTTTGCCTTTATCCACTGGCCGACCTTTTTCATGGGTTTGCTGGCGCTCGTGGTGATGGTCGGGCTCAAGAAGTGGAACCCCCGCCTGCCCTATGTACTCGTTGCTGTTGTTATCACCACGACGCTTTCCTGGCTTACCGGATTTGAAAAGAACAGGCATGTTACGATAGATGATATCAAGGTGCCCGGCTTCCCTGCCCTGATCCAGGATATGAATTCCAACCTGGATAATATTCTCCAGACCACCTCGGTGCGGACAATGATCACGCAGAATGCGGCTGACAGGGCAGAGCCGGATGTGGAAAAAAAACTCTGCAGCAGCTGTCATCCGAGCCGGGATGTCAATCTGGAGGAGCTGAAGAAAGGGACCAGGGTGAAGTCGGCGGAACATATTCCGCTGGAAAAGGTTCTGGAACTGCACCTCATGGCTGGTGTTCTGGATCAATATCTGGCCGAGGAAAAGGAGCGCGGTGTGGCTCTCAGAAAGAAGCTGCGTTCCATGCAGCTGGTTTCCGTTCAGGTGTCGGACGGGTCACTGCATTATGCATTAAAAGAATCGGTTCCCCCGGAAAAGTGGGCTGAAAAAAATATCTGGCGGATCAGGGTTGGTAATAGACCGTTGGATCCCGAACATATCCTTCTTGTAGGTGGTGGAGAGGTCGTCGGTATGGTACCCAGGGGATTGCCCGAACTGGCCATGCCGACATTTGACCTCGCCGTTGTTGCGAAGCTGATTGTTCCGGCCATTATCATCTCCATCCTCGGGTTCATGGAGGCTATCTCCATTGCCAAGGCCATTGCCGCCCGGACCGGGGGGAGGCTCGATCCCAATCAGGAGTTGATAGGGCAGGGACTGGCAAACATGGTTGGTTCCTTTGGCAGGAGCTATCCGGTCTCTGGCTCCTTCTCTCGCTCTGCAGTGAATTTTCAGGCCGGGGCCCAGACCGGCATGTCCTCGGTGTTTACCAGTCTGGCCGTGGTTGTTGCGCTGCTTTTCTGTACTCCGCTGCTGTACCATCTGCCCCAGTCGGTTCTGGCCGCCATTATCATCATGGCGGTGGTGGGCCTTCTCAATGTCCATGACATCAAGCATGCCTACATGGTAAAGAAATCCGATGGCATTATCAGTGTCATCACCTTTGTCGCCACGCTGTTTTTTGCTCCTCATCTGGATAAAGGCATCCTGCTCGGTGTTGCCCTTACCATCGGAGTATTCTTTTATCGCAAGATGAAACCGGTTATTGCCGAACTGTCCCTGTGGGAAGACGGGCATTTCAGGAATGCTCAACGTTTTCGTCTCAAGCAGTGCAAACATATCGCGGTGATCCGTTTTGACGGTCCGCTGTTTTTTGCAAATATCAGTTATCTTGAAGATGAGGTGCTGAAAATTGTCGCCAGCATGCCTGAACTGAAAATTATCCATTTTAAATGTAATGGGATAAATGACATAGATGCATCCGGTGAATCAGCCCTGGCGCTTCTCGTAGATCGGTTGCGATCTGCTGGATATGATGTTTATTTCAGTGGGTTGAAAGAGCATATCATCGACACTATGCGTCGTACCGGGCTGCTGATGAAAATCGGCGAGGATCATATATTCCCCACCCTGGCCAGTGCCATCGAGATCATCTGGCACCTGGCGCATGATGTATCGGAAGAAGATACTTGTCCATTAAAGAAGGTACTTGTTGATAGGTAA
- a CDS encoding IS5 family transposase: MRPRLSNSTPQGDLFRSRLENILDRTHELYRLAELLPWEIFEKEFGTLYSEKKGRPGIPIRLLAGLTYLGHAFGLSDEEVVRRWVENPYWQFFCGESYFQHHLPIDPSSMSRWRKRIGEKGARLILKATIEAGLASNCIKDSSLERVSVDTTVQRKAVTYPTDAKLYNRSRERLVKLARKFDLPLRQSYARLGPKALLKVGRYLHARQIKRARREIKRLKTYLGRVYRDINRKLEQREELRSVFKEELAMAERLLSQERKDKDKLYSLHAPEVECIAKGKAHRKYEFGVKVSVAVTNRDNFVVGMLAEHGNPYDGHTLAKALEQVQELTGKVVRRCYVDRGYRGHGVNTTQVFISGRKRGMTPQMKKELKRRSAIEPVIGHMKADGKLDRNYLKGILGDKINALLCGAGQNIRILLRKLREELSYFLFVSLLKRLGRLHSWSQPLVTRLLTV, from the coding sequence ATGCGTCCAAGACTGAGCAATTCAACCCCCCAGGGAGATCTTTTTCGCAGCAGGCTGGAAAATATTCTCGACCGAACTCATGAGCTGTACCGGCTGGCGGAACTGCTCCCCTGGGAAATTTTCGAGAAGGAGTTTGGCACACTGTATTCCGAGAAAAAAGGAAGGCCTGGCATCCCCATTCGATTGCTGGCAGGTTTGACCTACCTGGGTCATGCCTTTGGTCTTTCCGATGAAGAGGTGGTCAGACGCTGGGTGGAAAATCCCTACTGGCAGTTTTTTTGTGGCGAAAGTTATTTCCAGCACCATCTGCCCATAGATCCTTCGTCCATGAGCCGCTGGCGCAAGCGGATAGGCGAAAAAGGTGCTCGGCTCATTTTGAAGGCGACAATAGAGGCAGGTCTTGCAAGCAACTGCATCAAGGATTCCAGCCTGGAACGAGTATCCGTGGATACGACGGTGCAGCGCAAAGCCGTCACCTATCCCACAGATGCCAAATTGTACAATCGTAGCCGTGAAAGGCTGGTCAAGCTTGCCAGGAAATTTGACCTGCCCCTTCGCCAAAGTTATGCCCGATTAGGCCCCAAAGCCCTGCTCAAGGTTGGACGCTACCTGCATGCCCGGCAAATCAAACGAGCCAGGCGTGAGATCAAGCGACTTAAAACCTACCTTGGCCGAGTTTACCGTGACATCAATAGAAAGCTGGAACAACGGGAAGAACTTCGTTCTGTTTTCAAAGAGGAACTGGCCATGGCAGAGCGGTTGCTCTCTCAGGAACGAAAAGACAAGGACAAGCTCTACAGTCTCCATGCCCCGGAGGTTGAATGCATTGCCAAAGGCAAGGCCCATAGAAAGTATGAATTCGGGGTCAAGGTCAGCGTGGCGGTCACGAACCGTGACAACTTTGTTGTAGGCATGCTTGCCGAGCATGGCAACCCCTACGATGGCCACACCTTGGCCAAGGCTCTGGAGCAGGTCCAGGAACTTACCGGCAAGGTGGTCAGGCGATGTTATGTTGATCGTGGCTACCGCGGTCACGGAGTGAACACCACCCAGGTGTTTATCTCCGGCAGAAAGCGCGGGATGACTCCCCAGATGAAAAAGGAGCTCAAGCGACGAAGTGCTATCGAGCCGGTCATTGGCCATATGAAGGCTGATGGCAAGCTGGATCGAAACTACCTGAAAGGAATACTCGGAGATAAAATCAACGCACTGCTTTGCGGAGCTGGACAGAATATCCGTATCCTCCTCAGGAAACTGAGGGAAGAACTGTCTTATTTTTTGTTTGTGTCTCTGTTGAAGAGGTTGGGTCGACTCCATTCATGGAGTCAGCCCTTGGTGACAAGGCTTTTGACGGTCTGA
- a CDS encoding Ni/Fe hydrogenase subunit alpha encodes MGNVINIQPVTRIEGHARIAIHLDDDGNVSDAFLHIMSLRGFEKFIEGRPAEEVPRIVNRICGICPWMHHLASNKAVDGCFGVTPTPTGHKLRELCQIMAHINDKILHFFFLAAPDFVLGPDSDYSVRNVVGIVKEAPELATQVVKMRQLGQMMLERFAGKAIHPIAGVVGGFAKPMTEEERQGLLEDTRTLLDFALFAMDFAKNSVFPKYEDVIASLGTITTGFLGTVDDSGALRLYDGHLRLMKADGTITDFPVDQYDQYLAEHVESWTYGKMPYAKCWDEGFSMDLAAPKGVYRANTLARINVAERLSTPRAQEELEEFREKFGRPAQGTLLYHWARLIELVYACERTIELLEQDDITDKNVRAKAEPKAGRGVGAVEAPRGTLIHDYTTDEDGCIVKANMIVGTTHNIAPMNMSVKEAATSLIRGGVYDEGLLNKVEMAVRAYDP; translated from the coding sequence ATGGGTAACGTGATAAATATACAACCGGTAACCAGGATTGAAGGGCATGCCCGGATTGCCATTCATCTTGACGATGACGGTAATGTGAGCGACGCCTTTCTCCACATTATGTCCCTGCGGGGCTTTGAAAAGTTCATTGAAGGGCGTCCGGCAGAGGAGGTTCCACGCATTGTGAACCGGATCTGCGGTATCTGTCCCTGGATGCACCACCTCGCCTCCAACAAAGCGGTTGATGGGTGCTTTGGGGTTACCCCGACGCCCACCGGTCATAAACTGCGCGAACTGTGCCAGATTATGGCCCACATCAATGACAAGATACTTCATTTCTTTTTCCTGGCTGCGCCCGATTTTGTTCTCGGGCCGGACAGTGATTACTCGGTTCGGAACGTCGTCGGGATTGTGAAGGAAGCGCCTGAGCTGGCGACCCAGGTCGTCAAGATGCGGCAGCTGGGCCAGATGATGCTGGAACGGTTTGCCGGCAAGGCAATTCATCCCATCGCCGGCGTGGTCGGTGGTTTTGCCAAACCCATGACCGAGGAAGAACGTCAGGGTCTCCTGGAAGACACCAGGACACTGCTTGATTTCGCCTTGTTTGCCATGGATTTTGCCAAAAACAGTGTCTTCCCCAAATACGAAGATGTCATTGCCAGTCTTGGTACCATCACCACCGGCTTTCTGGGTACGGTCGATGATTCCGGGGCATTACGGTTATATGACGGGCATCTGCGGCTTATGAAGGCCGATGGCACCATTACCGACTTTCCCGTTGATCAGTACGATCAGTATCTGGCGGAACACGTGGAGTCCTGGACATACGGAAAAATGCCCTATGCCAAATGCTGGGATGAGGGATTTTCCATGGATCTGGCTGCGCCAAAAGGCGTCTATCGTGCCAACACTCTTGCCCGTATTAATGTGGCGGAGCGGTTGTCCACTCCGCGTGCCCAGGAGGAGCTGGAGGAGTTTCGCGAAAAATTTGGTCGGCCTGCCCAGGGTACCCTGCTTTATCACTGGGCCCGTTTGATCGAGCTTGTGTATGCCTGTGAGCGCACCATTGAACTGCTTGAGCAGGATGATATTACGGATAAAAATGTCAGGGCCAAGGCAGAACCAAAGGCCGGCCGGGGTGTTGGGGCTGTGGAAGCTCCCCGCGGGACTCTTATCCACGATTATACCACCGATGAAGATGGTTGCATTGTCAAGGCCAATATGATCGTCGGTACCACCCATAACATCGCCCCCATGAATATGAGTGTCAAAGAGGCTGCCACCAGTCTTATCAGGGGCGGTGTTTATGACGAGGGGTTGCTTAACAAGGTCGAAATGGCGGTTCGCGCATATGACCCGTGA
- a CDS encoding methyl viologen-reducing hydrogenase, translating into MGVRVAEEWLHSCSGCEIAILNIGEPLVELLGQIDFVHIPVLMDHKYYGQMGEGEELEIPEADVGIVSGGVANEEHLEVLEAMRKQCKILIALGTCATHGGLPALINSWGMEEGIKNSYATPTTDKCQVPTDVVPKPLDRVYAVDEKVKVDLILPGCPPNPQLIAEVVTALIEGRDPVIPGKSVCDTCPTRREGKGDVSKVRRFVQNADYDPEKPIDEMRCLLEQGFMCMGPVTAAGCARRGAPSCISARVPCRGCFGPVRRDGNQMLDMMNALASNGIDFKSVVDRRSLLRFSGAHGLLRPINKKSGK; encoded by the coding sequence ATGGGCGTACGCGTAGCAGAGGAATGGTTGCATTCCTGTTCCGGTTGTGAAATTGCCATACTCAATATAGGTGAACCCCTGGTTGAGTTGCTTGGACAAATCGATTTTGTCCATATACCCGTTTTGATGGACCATAAATACTATGGTCAGATGGGGGAGGGGGAAGAGCTGGAGATTCCGGAAGCTGATGTGGGCATTGTCTCGGGTGGTGTGGCCAATGAAGAGCACCTGGAAGTGCTTGAAGCCATGCGTAAGCAGTGCAAGATCCTGATTGCTCTTGGCACCTGTGCCACCCATGGCGGGCTTCCCGCTCTTATAAATTCCTGGGGCATGGAAGAGGGAATCAAGAACTCTTATGCAACCCCGACAACAGACAAGTGCCAGGTGCCGACAGACGTTGTCCCCAAGCCTCTTGACCGGGTTTATGCGGTAGATGAAAAGGTAAAAGTTGACCTCATCCTGCCCGGGTGTCCTCCAAACCCGCAACTGATAGCCGAGGTTGTGACAGCGCTTATTGAAGGACGCGATCCCGTCATTCCCGGTAAGTCCGTTTGTGATACCTGTCCCACCAGACGGGAAGGCAAGGGCGACGTGAGCAAGGTCAGGCGCTTTGTTCAGAATGCTGATTATGACCCGGAAAAACCAATTGATGAAATGCGCTGTCTGCTCGAGCAGGGGTTCATGTGCATGGGTCCGGTTACCGCTGCTGGTTGTGCCAGACGCGGTGCCCCATCCTGTATCAGTGCCCGGGTCCCATGCAGGGGCTGTTTCGGACCGGTACGGCGGGATGGAAATCAGATGCTTGATATGATGAACGCACTGGCCAGCAATGGTATTGATTTTAAGTCCGTGGTTGACCGGCGCTCTTTATTACGCTTTTCCGGGGCACATGGTCTGCTCAGGCCGATAAATAAAAAATCCGGAAAATGA
- a CDS encoding hydrogenase iron-sulfur subunit: MSFEPKIIAFCCNWCSYAAADLAGTARMQYPPNVRIIRVMCSGMVHPELILNSFVKGADGVMVLGUHLGECHYLDGNVKALSRVDMVHELMEDFGYEKDRLMLAWCSSAEPDKFVEAVTKMTARIKKLGPVAANSEASQAA, translated from the coding sequence ATGAGCTTTGAACCGAAGATAATTGCCTTTTGCTGTAACTGGTGCTCGTATGCCGCCGCAGATCTGGCTGGCACCGCCAGAATGCAGTATCCGCCCAATGTCCGGATAATCCGAGTCATGTGTTCAGGTATGGTGCATCCTGAGTTGATCCTGAACTCCTTTGTCAAGGGGGCCGACGGGGTCATGGTCCTTGGCTGACACCTTGGAGAATGTCATTACCTGGATGGTAATGTCAAGGCATTGTCCCGGGTGGACATGGTACACGAGCTGATGGAAGATTTCGGCTATGAAAAGGATCGCCTGATGTTGGCCTGGTGTTCCTCTGCCGAGCCGGACAAGTTTGTTGAGGCTGTTACCAAGATGACGGCCCGGATAAAGAAACTTGGCCCTGTTGCCGCAAATTCTGAAGCCTCGCAGGCGGCATAA